A region from the Algoriphagus machipongonensis genome encodes:
- a CDS encoding HupE/UreJ family protein, whose translation MNGTKIYRASFLFLAFFIFSIFQASAHKPNQNYVYLSIYEGEMDCRVELKKSDIEKVLGYSFSQGEIPEPNSREVQAIVSYIVKNLKFSSNLGEHALSFETIDLLTLKDDDFLLFNFTMSNMQPVPSELEIYDQIFVNELGNNHESLLHIERNWKTGVLANESLPSLIYGTSNPIQTLNIEEGSVFTGFMAMVKSGIYHIWIGLDHILFLIALLIPSVIIYRSKNDPKKRWLGIKYTDFVPESSFKAAFLSVVKIITIFTLAHSVTLSLAALEVINLPSRLVESIIAISIAMAAFHNIVPFLNKREWLIILVFGLFHGFGFASVLAEQSRGGEYLVYSLVGFNFGVEIGQLAIIIVAFPILFLLSRLKIYNIILVGFSILLMLISTYWIIERAFGYDLKLHTWLLEKGIL comes from the coding sequence ATGAATGGAACCAAAATATACCGTGCTAGTTTTTTATTCTTAGCTTTTTTCATCTTCTCAATATTCCAAGCATCCGCTCACAAACCCAATCAAAACTATGTATACCTAAGTATCTATGAGGGAGAAATGGATTGTAGGGTGGAGTTGAAAAAGAGTGACATTGAAAAAGTCCTGGGGTATTCCTTTTCGCAGGGAGAAATCCCTGAACCCAATAGTCGGGAAGTTCAAGCGATTGTCTCCTACATTGTTAAAAATCTGAAATTTAGCTCAAATCTGGGCGAACATGCTTTGAGTTTCGAGACCATAGATCTTCTTACTTTAAAGGATGATGATTTTCTATTGTTCAATTTTACCATGAGCAATATGCAACCAGTTCCATCTGAATTAGAGATCTATGATCAGATTTTCGTCAACGAACTAGGTAATAACCATGAGTCTCTACTGCATATAGAGCGGAATTGGAAAACCGGTGTATTGGCTAATGAATCGCTTCCATCTTTGATTTATGGAACATCTAACCCTATTCAGACCCTGAATATCGAAGAAGGATCTGTCTTTACAGGTTTTATGGCCATGGTCAAATCGGGTATCTATCATATTTGGATTGGTCTGGATCATATCTTGTTTTTAATCGCCTTATTGATCCCTTCTGTGATTATTTACCGATCAAAGAATGACCCAAAAAAGAGATGGTTAGGAATAAAATACACGGACTTCGTTCCGGAATCTAGCTTTAAAGCCGCCTTTCTATCTGTAGTTAAGATCATTACGATATTTACATTGGCACACTCGGTCACCTTAAGTTTGGCAGCATTAGAAGTGATTAATTTGCCTTCTAGACTAGTTGAGTCCATTATCGCTATATCTATTGCAATGGCAGCTTTCCATAACATTGTCCCTTTTCTCAATAAACGCGAATGGCTAATTATTTTGGTGTTCGGACTATTCCATGGTTTTGGTTTTGCCTCAGTTTTAGCGGAGCAATCAAGAGGAGGGGAGTACCTCGTGTATTCTTTGGTAGGCTTTAATTTTGGAGTTGAAATCGGTCAATTGGCAATCATCATTGTTGCATTTCCAATCCTTTTCCTTTTAAGTCGATTAAAAATATATAACATCATCTTGGTCGGATTCTCCATTTTGTTGATGTTAATTTCTACTTATTGGATTATTGAAAGGGCTTTTGGATATGATTTGAAACTTCATACTTGGTTGCTTGAAAAAGGAATCCTTTAG
- a CDS encoding ornithine cyclodeaminase family protein, translating into MNKSKETILIDSDAIIQIIRKVGLNKVMDDLIFNLEDSLKNYSEKETEVPVRSGFNYKKPFLGLVEWMPVMKKGEEIIIKVVGYHPENPKRFKLPTILSTISSYDAHTGHLNYLVDGVLLTAIRTGASSAVASKMMANKNSKTLGIIGCGAQSITQIHAISRLFPLEEILIYDTDEASMNSLAERISPIDLGISPKISSISEIMEKADILSTATSIEPEKGPLFDRLNSKTHLHINAVGADFPGKFELPKSLLQKAHVCPDFLEQAVVEGECQQLEPTDIGPSWIDLIHDEQLMSKYQSSLSVFDSTGWALEDQVVASLFAKYAEELNLGTKMNIESYSTDEKNPYGMIHQLIADSQ; encoded by the coding sequence ATGAATAAAAGTAAAGAAACGATCCTCATTGACAGTGACGCTATAATTCAGATTATCAGGAAAGTAGGGTTGAATAAAGTGATGGATGACTTAATTTTTAATCTGGAAGATTCATTAAAAAATTATTCAGAAAAAGAAACAGAAGTTCCTGTTCGATCTGGATTTAATTATAAAAAACCTTTTTTGGGATTGGTAGAATGGATGCCTGTGATGAAAAAAGGAGAAGAAATTATTATTAAAGTGGTGGGGTATCATCCTGAAAATCCCAAAAGATTCAAGCTTCCCACCATTCTTTCTACCATTTCATCATACGATGCTCACACTGGACATTTAAATTACCTCGTGGATGGAGTTTTGCTTACCGCGATTAGGACGGGAGCTTCCAGTGCTGTTGCCAGTAAAATGATGGCTAATAAGAATTCTAAAACCTTGGGGATCATTGGATGTGGAGCACAATCCATTACACAGATACATGCGATATCCCGATTATTTCCATTAGAAGAGATTTTGATTTATGATACCGATGAAGCCTCCATGAATAGTTTGGCAGAGCGGATCTCCCCTATCGATTTGGGAATTTCACCTAAGATCTCAAGTATTTCAGAAATCATGGAGAAAGCTGACATTTTGAGCACAGCTACTTCTATAGAACCAGAAAAAGGCCCTCTCTTCGATAGATTAAATTCAAAAACTCATTTACATATTAATGCTGTGGGAGCTGATTTCCCTGGAAAATTTGAACTCCCAAAGTCTCTACTCCAAAAAGCCCATGTTTGTCCTGATTTTCTGGAGCAAGCGGTAGTAGAAGGTGAATGTCAGCAATTAGAACCCACAGACATCGGTCCTTCCTGGATTGATTTGATTCATGATGAGCAACTGATGAGCAAGTACCAATCAAGTTTGAGTGTATTTGATTCTACAGGTTGGGCTCTGGAAGATCAAGTGGTTGCAAGCTTATTTGCAAAATATGCTGAGGAATTAAACCTAGGGACTAAAATGAACATAGAGTCCTATTCCACTGATGAAAAAAATCCATACGGGATGATCCATCAATTAATAGCTGATTCTCAATAA
- a CDS encoding TonB-dependent receptor, whose translation MVKKLLSTFFITLLFSSYIQAQALKGRILDTSGSPIIGAYIIHTTSEHHAHTNESGYFVLPEVTKGDSLQISHVGYETQAYIVDNLSKEVTIRLKESAIELGEVIFSQDVNPVSTLSRIDLKTNPVNTSQDILRKVPGLFIGQHAGGGKAEQIFLRGFDIDHGTDINISVDGMPVNMVSHAHGQGYSDLHFIIPETVERIDFDKGPYNADKGNFATAGYVNFQTKRGLDKSSVSVQGGSFNSIRTVGLFNLVNKVNNNAYIAAEYLSSDGPFESSQNFNRLNLMGRYGVTFDDGSDFSLIASHFTSKWDASGQIPVRAVESGQITNFGALDDTEGGYTSRSNIALNHSKMINDRLFIKNNAYFSKYDFELFSNFTFFLEDSVNGDQIRQREDRALFGLESQLTYSNTFSGGDYALQFGVGLRSDDSRGNELAGTKNRDSVRFVTQRGDITEANYYSYVNFDLFINKWRINPGLRVDYFNFLYQDDLTPEYDPKSLNAAVLSPKLNFIYTANEKVQLFLKSGIGFHSNDTRVVLERPNNESILPRGFGVDVGGNFKLMPRLIVNTALWYLRLEQEFVYVGDAGIVEPSGKTGRRGVDLGLRWQASNWLYFDGDFTYSYARSLEDPEGNNFIPLAPRITTTGGLSLEKDGFAGALRARYLQDRPANEDNSVIAEGYTVVDLNASYTFNAITVGFFIENLLDTDWKETQFDTESRIRLADGSLEPSPVSEIHFTPGTPFNFRGFVKFTF comes from the coding sequence ATGGTCAAAAAATTACTCTCTACTTTTTTTATAACACTCCTTTTTTCCAGCTATATACAGGCTCAAGCTTTAAAAGGTAGAATTTTGGATACTTCAGGTTCCCCTATCATTGGTGCCTATATTATTCATACGACTTCAGAGCATCATGCTCATACGAATGAATCTGGGTACTTTGTTTTACCAGAAGTAACCAAAGGAGACTCGCTTCAAATCAGCCATGTCGGTTATGAAACTCAAGCTTATATAGTAGATAATCTTTCAAAAGAAGTTACCATTCGATTAAAAGAATCTGCCATTGAACTTGGAGAGGTCATCTTTAGCCAAGATGTGAACCCAGTGAGTACACTTTCAAGAATTGACCTTAAAACCAATCCAGTAAATACTTCTCAGGATATTTTAAGAAAAGTACCTGGGCTTTTTATAGGCCAACATGCAGGAGGTGGTAAAGCTGAACAGATTTTCTTAAGAGGTTTTGATATTGATCACGGTACAGATATCAATATTTCCGTAGATGGGATGCCTGTCAATATGGTATCGCACGCTCATGGTCAGGGTTACTCTGATTTACACTTTATTATCCCTGAGACAGTTGAGAGAATAGATTTTGACAAAGGTCCTTACAATGCTGACAAGGGTAATTTTGCCACAGCAGGATATGTGAATTTCCAGACTAAAAGAGGTTTGGATAAAAGTTCGGTTTCTGTGCAGGGAGGTAGCTTTAACAGTATAAGAACGGTAGGTCTTTTTAACCTAGTAAACAAAGTAAATAACAATGCTTATATCGCTGCCGAATATTTATCCAGCGATGGCCCATTTGAATCCAGTCAGAATTTCAACAGATTAAATTTGATGGGTCGATATGGTGTCACCTTTGATGACGGAAGTGATTTTAGCTTAATCGCTTCACATTTTACAAGTAAATGGGATGCCTCAGGGCAAATCCCCGTTCGAGCGGTAGAAAGTGGTCAAATCACGAATTTTGGTGCCTTAGATGATACCGAAGGTGGTTATACAAGTAGAAGTAATATTGCTTTGAATCATTCCAAAATGATCAATGATAGACTCTTCATTAAGAACAATGCCTATTTCTCCAAGTATGATTTTGAACTGTTTTCAAACTTCACCTTTTTCTTAGAAGACTCCGTCAATGGGGATCAAATCAGACAAAGGGAAGATCGTGCCTTATTTGGCCTGGAGAGTCAATTAACCTACAGCAATACCTTTAGTGGTGGAGATTATGCTTTGCAGTTTGGCGTTGGATTAAGATCAGATGACAGCAGAGGAAATGAACTCGCCGGGACTAAAAACAGAGATAGCGTTCGCTTTGTAACCCAAAGAGGAGATATTACCGAGGCGAATTATTACAGTTATGTAAATTTTGACTTATTTATAAATAAATGGAGAATTAATCCAGGCTTGAGAGTGGATTACTTTAACTTCCTTTATCAAGATGATTTGACTCCAGAATATGATCCAAAATCTCTAAATGCAGCTGTATTAAGTCCAAAGTTGAACTTTATTTACACTGCAAATGAGAAGGTTCAGCTCTTCTTGAAATCAGGAATTGGATTTCACTCCAATGATACTAGAGTGGTCTTAGAGAGACCAAATAATGAATCCATCCTTCCAAGAGGTTTTGGAGTTGATGTGGGTGGTAATTTTAAACTGATGCCGAGATTGATTGTAAACACTGCGCTTTGGTATCTAAGACTAGAGCAAGAGTTTGTTTATGTGGGAGATGCTGGTATTGTGGAGCCAAGTGGAAAAACCGGCAGAAGAGGTGTAGATTTAGGTTTGCGTTGGCAGGCAAGCAACTGGTTGTATTTTGATGGTGACTTCACTTATTCTTATGCCAGAAGCTTAGAAGATCCAGAAGGAAATAACTTTATTCCTTTGGCACCTAGAATCACTACTACTGGAGGATTAAGTTTAGAAAAAGACGGTTTTGCCGGTGCACTTAGAGCAAGGTATTTACAAGATCGACCAGCCAATGAAGACAATAGCGTAATTGCTGAAGGGTACACAGTTGTGGATTTAAATGCCAGTTATACATTTAATGCCATCACTGTTGGATTCTTTATTGAAAACTTATTGGATACGGATTGGAAAGAAACCCAATTTGATACAGAGTCAAGAATCCGATTGGCAGATGGAAGTCTTGAACCAAGTCCTGTAAGTGAAATTCATTTCACTCCTGGAACACCCTTCAACTTCAGAGGTTTTGTGAAGTTCACGTTTTAA
- a CDS encoding acyl-CoA dehydrogenase family protein, protein MNFSWSKEQLELKKKAIEFSETHLNQDVSEKDRGNIFPLEEWKKCAEFGVLGWPFSKSYGGSGFDPLTTVLMLEGLGYGCKDNGLPFSLNSQLWSTQMAINAFGTEDQKNKYLKKLISGTIGAFGITEEGSGSDTYALEMTADKVEGGYILTGEKHYITLAPICEIAVVFATTNAKLGKWGITAFIVDNTMEGFTVSEVRDKVGMRTTPMGNLYFKNCFVPDENRLGREGSGLSLFSSAMESERGYIFASQIGRMEKQLELSIDYANNRQSFGQSIGKNQSISNRIANMRLRLETSKMHLYKVAYLDHSDLPLMKEAAMAKLYISEAFVESSLDFIRIFGAKGVVTEYEVERDLRDGLGGLIYSGTSDIQRNIIAKLDGLL, encoded by the coding sequence ATGAATTTTAGCTGGAGCAAGGAACAATTAGAATTAAAGAAGAAAGCCATTGAGTTTTCTGAAACTCATCTAAATCAGGATGTTTCCGAGAAAGATCGTGGTAATATTTTCCCTTTAGAAGAATGGAAAAAATGTGCTGAATTTGGGGTTTTAGGTTGGCCTTTTAGCAAGTCTTATGGAGGAAGTGGTTTTGATCCGCTGACTACCGTGCTCATGCTAGAAGGTTTAGGCTATGGATGTAAAGACAATGGCCTCCCCTTTTCGCTCAACTCTCAATTGTGGAGCACACAAATGGCTATCAATGCTTTTGGAACTGAAGATCAGAAGAATAAGTATCTCAAAAAACTAATATCAGGTACCATTGGAGCCTTTGGAATAACTGAAGAAGGCTCAGGTTCCGACACTTATGCTTTGGAGATGACAGCTGATAAAGTGGAAGGCGGCTATATTTTAACTGGGGAAAAGCATTACATCACCCTCGCTCCCATTTGCGAAATAGCAGTTGTCTTTGCCACTACTAATGCCAAATTGGGCAAATGGGGTATTACAGCATTTATTGTTGATAATACCATGGAGGGCTTTACAGTAAGCGAGGTCCGCGACAAAGTTGGAATGCGAACCACTCCCATGGGCAACCTCTATTTCAAAAACTGCTTTGTTCCCGATGAAAATAGATTGGGCAGAGAGGGTTCAGGTTTGAGTTTGTTTAGCTCTGCCATGGAATCCGAACGAGGATACATCTTTGCCAGTCAAATTGGGAGAATGGAAAAGCAATTGGAACTGTCCATTGATTATGCAAATAATCGGCAGTCATTTGGTCAAAGTATTGGCAAAAACCAATCTATATCCAACCGTATAGCCAACATGAGGCTTCGACTGGAAACTTCAAAAATGCATTTGTATAAGGTGGCTTATCTTGACCATAGTGATTTACCCTTAATGAAGGAAGCAGCGATGGCTAAATTATATATTAGTGAAGCTTTTGTGGAATCCAGCTTGGATTTTATCCGGATTTTTGGAGCCAAAGGGGTGGTTACAGAATATGAAGTAGAGCGAGATTTACGTGATGGCTTGGGTGGATTAATCTATTCTGGCACATCCGATATCCAAAGAAATATCATCGCCAAACTGGATGGGTTATTATGA
- a CDS encoding amino acid adenylation domain-containing protein, protein MNSKTQILSELLSAGAKASPEKIAFKCAEGQITYQELDQKSNQLANWLVSQNVKQGERIGILIEKNIVTSFAIYGVLKAGAVLVALDPSQPAEKLDAIIQDCGIKVLLTIPTHQRKVDQMATDELIILGSQSGINWNTVFQEADDSPLDLDIKPSDLAYILYTSGSTGEPKGIVHTHASGMAYARQSALLYEVTPDDVIGNVASLHFDQSTFGYFSAIYAGCTTYVFGTSELIMLGSFCEAIKANEISILYSVPSLFISLIQGNFDLDFPKLRWIKYGGEVFPSGKLNELIKKIPSAKISNVYGPAEVNQCTYYTITEPVNPEKEIPIGQVWSNTNYLILDSENQHVNPGEQGELLVHSSTMMSGYWNNDFLNEKAFFYDIQEGKETKYYRTGDYVYLNEDDELVFVGRMDRQVKISGHRVEMGAIEQVILRLPEVKNVAVFTCQPNGTRELCAAIVPKNSTLDMDEIRKKLLNLLPKTSIPRNFFEVQSLPHSVNGKVHYLKLEKQFSN, encoded by the coding sequence ATGAATTCAAAAACTCAAATACTGAGCGAACTCCTATCTGCCGGTGCAAAAGCAAGTCCGGAGAAGATTGCTTTTAAGTGTGCTGAAGGGCAAATTACTTATCAGGAGTTAGATCAGAAGAGTAATCAACTTGCCAATTGGCTTGTTTCCCAAAATGTTAAACAGGGGGAACGAATAGGCATTTTGATAGAGAAAAACATAGTTACTTCCTTTGCCATTTATGGTGTGTTAAAAGCAGGTGCCGTATTGGTGGCTTTAGATCCCAGTCAACCTGCGGAGAAACTCGACGCCATTATTCAAGATTGTGGCATAAAGGTGTTACTCACCATTCCAACACATCAGAGAAAAGTTGATCAAATGGCAACTGATGAGTTAATCATTTTAGGTTCTCAATCAGGGATCAATTGGAATACTGTTTTTCAAGAGGCAGATGACTCCCCATTAGATTTAGATATCAAACCTTCGGATCTGGCTTATATTTTATATACTTCAGGCTCTACAGGTGAACCCAAAGGGATCGTTCATACCCACGCAAGCGGGATGGCTTATGCAAGACAATCAGCCTTGCTCTATGAAGTTACTCCTGATGATGTGATTGGAAATGTGGCCTCCTTGCATTTTGATCAAAGCACATTTGGCTATTTCTCCGCGATTTATGCAGGTTGTACCACTTATGTTTTTGGCACCAGTGAACTGATCATGCTGGGAAGTTTTTGCGAAGCAATAAAAGCAAATGAAATCAGCATTTTATACTCAGTCCCTTCTCTTTTCATCTCATTGATTCAAGGAAATTTCGATCTTGATTTCCCTAAGCTCAGATGGATCAAATATGGAGGCGAAGTCTTTCCTTCTGGAAAGTTAAATGAGTTAATCAAGAAAATACCAAGCGCTAAAATTTCCAATGTATATGGTCCTGCAGAAGTAAATCAGTGTACTTATTACACGATTACTGAGCCAGTCAACCCAGAAAAAGAAATACCCATCGGTCAGGTTTGGAGCAATACAAACTATTTGATTCTAGACTCTGAAAACCAGCATGTAAACCCAGGAGAACAGGGCGAGTTATTAGTACACTCTTCCACTATGATGTCAGGCTATTGGAATAATGATTTTCTTAACGAAAAAGCATTTTTCTATGATATTCAAGAAGGAAAGGAAACCAAGTATTATAGGACTGGAGATTATGTCTATTTAAATGAGGACGATGAATTGGTTTTTGTAGGTAGAATGGATCGACAAGTGAAGATTAGTGGACATAGAGTAGAAATGGGGGCAATCGAGCAAGTGATACTTAGGCTTCCAGAGGTAAAAAACGTAGCTGTTTTTACCTGCCAGCCTAATGGAACAAGAGAGCTTTGCGCAGCAATAGTCCCTAAAAATAGTACCTTGGATATGGATGAAATAAGAAAGAAGCTTTTGAATTTATTACCCAAAACGAGCATTCCGAGAAATTTCTTCGAAGTTCAATCTCTGCCACATTCAGTGAATGGAAAAGTACACTATCTTAAGCTCGAGAAGCAGTTTTCTAATTAA
- a CDS encoding phytanoyl-CoA dioxygenase family protein yields the protein MLNKDQIDAYQEQGYLHLTSWLQGDALVQIKEAIEKIEKLDGPEFFREKNSQKIRTVFAPEKFDASILELLEKSSLPILISQLLNTEFYLFQSKLNTKSSLESGVWSWHQDFKFWKEDGMIAPNALTVAILLSDVEVANGPVLAIPSSHKEGEVESYLNNPDGVHDENLKYMITQSTLAKMVKKHSPIIPFTGKAGDVHIFHCNLLHSSYQNMGVEDRKLLMFTFNPTDNIKEVTEPRPDYMVKRNRTALNPN from the coding sequence ATGCTAAATAAGGATCAAATCGATGCGTATCAAGAGCAAGGCTATTTACATCTAACTAGTTGGTTACAAGGTGATGCATTGGTTCAGATCAAGGAAGCGATTGAAAAAATAGAAAAACTGGATGGTCCAGAGTTTTTTCGGGAAAAGAATTCACAGAAAATCAGGACAGTTTTTGCTCCTGAAAAATTTGATGCCTCAATTCTTGAGTTGCTTGAAAAATCCTCTTTGCCTATCCTAATTAGTCAATTGCTAAATACTGAATTTTACCTTTTCCAATCCAAACTAAATACAAAGAGTAGCTTGGAGTCTGGGGTTTGGAGCTGGCATCAGGATTTTAAGTTCTGGAAAGAAGATGGGATGATTGCTCCCAATGCCTTAACTGTTGCAATTTTATTGTCGGATGTGGAGGTAGCAAATGGTCCTGTTTTGGCGATCCCCTCTTCCCACAAGGAAGGTGAAGTTGAATCTTACCTGAATAATCCGGATGGAGTGCATGATGAGAACTTGAAATACATGATCACCCAAAGTACCTTGGCCAAAATGGTAAAAAAACATAGTCCAATTATACCTTTTACTGGAAAAGCGGGCGATGTTCACATCTTCCATTGTAATCTATTGCATAGCTCTTACCAAAATATGGGTGTGGAAGACAGAAAACTCCTGATGTTTACTTTCAACCCAACAGATAATATTAAAGAAGTCACTGAGCCGCGACCTGATTATATGGTCAAAAGAAACCGAACCGCATTAAATCCAAATTAA
- a CDS encoding phosphopantetheine-binding protein: MVEEITNYINKEINILVTQEEELLSSGLIDSITIMKLIAHLEEAYEIKVPPQDMVIENFNSVSSISEYIAQQQNK; encoded by the coding sequence ATGGTTGAAGAAATTACCAATTATATCAATAAGGAAATAAATATCCTTGTCACCCAAGAGGAGGAATTACTTAGCAGTGGATTGATAGATAGTATCACTATTATGAAGCTTATTGCTCACCTAGAGGAAGCATATGAAATAAAAGTACCGCCTCAAGATATGGTCATTGAAAATTTCAATTCAGTATCCTCCATATCAGAATATATTGCTCAACAGCAGAATAAATAA